The sequence below is a genomic window from Anaerolineae bacterium.
CGCCTAAACTGCTCGCCTGGCCCTTTGGCCCTCATTTATGGATGGGGGCCAGCAGCAAGTAGAGCAGTTTTATTACCGGGTAATAATTCCAAAGAAAGGACAGAATGATGCCTCGAAAAGAACTGGGCAAAATGAACGGTGAGCGAGCTAGATTTTACGGAACTTTTGAGCGTTTCGGTAAAAAGCGGGGATGGAAAGGGCGAGAGGAAACAACTATCCTATTAACCAACGTTTGCCTTGTTGATACTGATAACATTGTAACCGAGCATTTGTGGTTTAATCTCACCAAAAGTTTTGCAGCGTTGGATTTACAGCCCGGTGATATTGTCGAATTTGACGCCAGGGTTAAAAGTTACATGAAGGGCTATTTTGGCCATCGTGAAGAAGTATATAGGCCCTATGAGAGAGATTATAAACTTAGTCATCCCACCAAAGCCAAAAAAAGGGTTAGCGGTTAAATTTTAGCAGATTGGAGCAAAGAAAATGACAACGCAACAAGAGACCAAAACGCAAGATTTTGCTTTTGTAGTGCAAGAGAGGGCGATAATTTACGCCAGAGTTAGCACCGATGAACAGGCCGAAAACGGGACAAGTATTGACAACCAGGTGGAGAAGTGCCTGGCCTATGCCCAAGCCAATGGATTGTATGTCCCTCAAGAGTGTATCTTCAAAGAGGACTTTACCGGCAAAGTGTTAGAGAGGCCGGAACTTAACAGAGTGCGCGAGATACTCAGGAACGGGCAGGCCAATCACGTGATTGTCTACAAAACCAATCGGCTTGTCCGGGGCGAGTGGGCCAGCGTTGACCTGATGATACTTCAAAGAGAATGGCAAGGGCTGGATGTCACGTTTCATAATGTCGAAGTGGGACGCCCTGTTGTTTTGAAAAAAGATAATGCTACTGAGAAGGTGATACAATTTCTCGAAGGCTGGAGAGCCGGGGAAGACCGGATAGAAACGGTCAAAAAATTGCACGAAGGGCGACTCAAGAGAGCGCGTGACGGTTATGTGGTACCAAACGGCAAAACTGCGCCTTATGGTTACCGAAAAATCAACATAGATAAGCGTTGGTACTTTGAGATTGTGGAAGAAGAAGCGGCTATAATCCGGTTGATATTCACCTGGTTTGTGTTGGGCGATGAAAACGGCGAAATTTTATCTCTGATGAAAATTACGGCCCGGCTTAACGAAATGGAGGTTCGTAAGAGAAAAAGTTTAAAATGGACGCATAGCATGATACGCAACATCATTGTAAACGAAACATACGCCGGGGTCTGGCGTTATGGAAAACGCAACCGGAATAACCGCACCCATACCGCCGACGCGATTCCTGTACCTGTCCCGGCTATCGTTGAACGCGATATTTGGGAAGCGGCTCAAAAACGGCTAGAGGAAAACAAAACTTACGCAAAACGCAACCGGAAGCCTGGCCGTTATCTGTTGTCGGGTCGGATAACTTGTGGCGAGTGCAATTGTAGCATGATTGGCCAGGCTAAACACAGCCGACCAGGAAGCACATATCTCTATTATCGCTGCACAACCGTTATGAATAAGGATCGGGCGCGGGCGAAGGAATGTAGCTCTTTGAGTTTTCGGGTTGACCTGGTAGACACTCTGGTTTGGAATCGGCTGGAAGAAATCTCAAGGGATAAGGATAAACTGATTGAGGGATTGCGCGGCTACCAGGCCCGGCAAGAAAACAAGGTAGAACCCATAAAGCAAGAATTAGGCCATGTTGAGCAATTGATTGTAGAAAAAACGGCGGAGTGGGAAGACGACCTGCAAAATATGAGATTCCTGTCCAGCGATATGGCCAGAGCAAAAAAAGGCGCGGACATTGCCAAAACAGAAAAAGTTCTGGATGGACTGAAGCAGCGCAAGGCGGAGCTAGTGGCCCAACTGGAAGATAAGTCTCTATCCGATGAACAGATAATGAGTCTGACAGCGTATGCCGGCCAGGTAGCCGACGATATGGCTACATTGCGCGAAGCAGAAGCAGAAGGGCAGAATAACCCGGAATTGAAACAGGCCGTTCATGAGGGTAAACGCCGGTTATTGGCCCTGTTGAACTTGCAAGTCACTTTGTTTACAGAAAATGGTCAACGCAAGGCAAAAATCATTGCTAAATATTGCCCTGAAGGAGAGATTTGGCCGGTTGTCTCGCTAGATACCTGTAGTACCGCACCAACCAGTGGTTTGACCAGCCGAAAACGCTGGTATCGCGCATGATTTTGGAAACCTGCTGCCGGCCCATTTTGGCTTCGGCAATCAGCACGTTGGCATTATTGCGGCTGATGGCCAGCGTTCTAACCGCAAAAAACAGGGGCCACATGCAGGCCAGCCGAATCCGGTGTTGGTAGCGGGGAAAGGCGGTGATATAAGTCATCCCGTGCCAAAGGTGTCGTTCGGCTTTATCGGCCAGCATATCTACCACCTGCATCGCTTTGTCCAGATTGTCAGGCGCAAACAGCGTGTCGCGGGTGAGGCCCACCCTCTCATAAAAAGTGCGGGGCACAAACACCCAGCCTCGCTCGTAATCCTTGCGCATTCCCCGGATAATATTAACGGTTTGCAGGGCCAGCCCATACTGCCGCGATAGAGGCATTAATTGTTCTTTTCGCTCGCGGATGATGGGCGAATACCAGGCAAAAATATCCGTGAGCAAATAGCCCACTCTGCCCGCTACCTGGTGCATATAATCATCCAAAGCCTGTTCGTTTTCCACGTAAGGCCCGTGCTCTTGCCACCAGGCCATGCCCATAGAGGTGCGGTTGACGTGTTTAACAATGGCCTGTTGAATTTCGGGGGGTAGGGTGTGCAGTTGTTTTATTACCTGACCGGCATGCTGGGCCACGTAAACTTCGGGGTCGCTGCTGTCCAGATCGGAAATGTTTTTGGTTAGGCTTTCTACGGTAGTATGATTGCTTAACACCTGGGCCCACAACCGCAGCAGTTCAGCCTTGCGCTCCGGCGGCATGGTGTCATGGTCTTCCAGGCAGTCAGACACCCGCAATAACAGATATGAAGCGGTGATAGAATCGCGCAGAACTTGGGGCAGTTGTTCAATAGACAGGGCAAAGGTGCGGCTCACTTTGCGCAACATTTCGTAGTGGTCCATCGGGGTTGTACCTCTTTATTGGCTCAAAAACTGACTTGTTGACTAACACTATGCGACTATACCATACTCTTGGTCATTGCGTCAAGGTTGTTTTTAGTTTTTTATTTAATTGCGTCCCTTAAAATTTCGGCGGGATGCATAACGTGTTTGCCCGTGCCATGTTTCATTTGCTGGCGACAACTGGCCCCGGCGGCGGCAATGATCACTGTTTCGGCCTGCTCCCGGATAGCGGGGAATAACCGCCGCTCGCCCATAGCCATAGAGATGGCATAATGCTCCGCCTCATAACCAAACGAACCGGCCAGCCCGCAGCAGCCGGAGTCAACTTCGGTGACGGTGTAACCGGGCGGCAGGGTGAGCGCACGTTTGCTGGGGCCGGTGCCCACCAGCGATTTTTGCTGGCAGTGGCCGTGCAGCAAAATGTGGCGAACTGTTTGTTTAAATTCCAACGCCAGTTGACCCTCGTCGGCTAACTTGGCTATGAACTCCTCAAATGTATAACAATGTTTGGCTACCAGTTTGACCCGCGGGTCGTCCGGTAATAGATAAAGGTATTCATCACGCATCGAGAGCAAACAACTGGGTTCAAGGCCCACAATGGGAATGTCCTGCTCGGCAAACGGGGCCAGCCGGTCAACCGTGTTTTGGGCCGCGTGCCGGGCCTTGTGGACCAATCCTTTGGAAATCATTGGCCGCCCGCAGCACTGGTGACCGGGTAGGCTTATTTCAAAGCCGGCGGCCTCCAACACTTCCGCAGCGGCAATAGCCACGTGAGGGTAGTTATAGTTATTGAACGTATCGTTAAATAAAACAACTCGTTTTGTATTTCCCGCTTTCTGATCCCTGCCCCCCGACTTGCGCTTTTTGAACCAGCGGTGGAACGGCTGGCGGGCAAATTCCGGCATCTGCCGCCGGCCACTAATGCCTATGAATTTTTCTAACCCCCATTTGACAAGACCGTTACGCATGAACCCGTTGATCAAGGGCGCCTGTGGCCCGCAGCTCAAACGGCTCCACCGGGCGATGTCGGCAAAAAGCCTGGCGCGCAGGGGGATGCCGTGTTTGGCGTAATACTGGCTCAAAAATTCAAATTTGATTTTGGCCATATCCACCGCCGAGGGACATTCGGCCCGGCAGGCTTTACATTCAATGCACAGGTCCATCACCTCATACATTCGCTCGCCGGTCAAGGCTTCCGGCGGCAGGAGGCCGGAGAGCGCAGCCCGTAAGGCGTTGGCCCGGCCCCGGGTGCTGTGTTCTTCGTCGCGGGTCACCATAAAACTGGGGCACATGGTTCCTTCGGTTCGTTTGAGGCATACGCCGGCGCCGTTGCACATCTCTACCGCCCGGTGGAATCCCATATCGTCACTGAAGTCAAGGAATTCTTGCACCGGGATGGTTTGATAATTGGCCCCAAAACGCAGGTTCTTGGTCATCGCCGGGCCGTCAACAATATTGCCGGGGTTGAAAATGTTGTGGGGGTCAAAGGCCTGTTTGACCTCTTTGAACAGGCCGTACAGGGGCGGGCCAAAAAATGTTTCATTGAGCCAACTGCGCGCCCGGCCGTCGCCGTGTTCGCTGGAAAAGGCGCCGCCGTACTGGCCCAGCAGTTCTATGGCAAAGCGGCTAATCACGGGCAACTTGTTAACCTCGCTGGCTACTTTGGCGTTGATCAGGGGCCGCACGTGCAAACAACCGGCGCTGGCATGGGCATGGTAAACTACTTTGGTGCCCAAATCGCGGCAAAAATTTTCAATGCCGGAGATGTAATCGGCCAGATGTTCCACCGGCACCGCCGCGTCTTCAATAAAAGGAAGCGGCTTGTGGTCGCCCTTGATACTCATTAATAAACCCAGGGCCGCCTTACGCACGCTCCAGACATTATTTTGCAATTTGGGGTTTAGGGCCGGCACAAGGGCGGTAAATCCCACTTTTTCTTTTTTAAGATGCTCTCTCAGGGTCTGGATTTTGGCTCTAAGCTCAGTTTCACTCTCACCATAAAACTCGGTGATGAGTAAGCAGTGGGGCGCGCCTTCTACAAAGGTGGCCAACAGGCGGCTGTAGGCAGGCACCCGGCGGCACATGGTCAAGCCCAGGTTGTCCACCAATTCAACAGCCGCCGGTTCCACCGCCAGTATCACCGGCACGGCGGTGAGCGCTTCCCACAGGTTGTCAAAATGGATCAGGGCCAGGGCGGTTTGGGTTGGCCGCGGCACCAGGTTCAATTTGATCGCGGTAATAACGGCCAGCGTGCCCTCCGAGCCGCACATCAACTTGGCCAGGTTAAAACGGTGATCCTGCGGGTAGTTGTGCGACACCCCCTCAACAAAACGGTCCAGGTTGTAGCCGCCACAGCGCCGCCAATGGCGCGGCGTTCCTGCCCGGATGGCGCCGGCCTGGGTTTGCACGATCTGGCTTACCTGCCGGTAGATGTGGCCTTCCAGCCCGTTTTGCCGTTGGCGTTGTGCCAGGGCAGCGGTTCTCAGGGGGCCAAAGGTAGCCCGGCTGCCGTCGCTCAAGATAACGTTGGTTTCCAGGATATGGTCGGCGGCCATTCCGTAAATGAGCGAGTGGCTGCCGGTGGCATTATTGCCCGTAATGCCCCCCAGCGCCGCCCGGTTGCCGCTGGCCGGGTCCGGGCCAAATTTTAGCCCTATTGGTTTGAGGTGGAGGTTGAGCTGATCAAGCACCACGCCCGGCTGCACCCAGGCCCAGCGCTCTTCGGGATTAACTTCAAGCACCGCATCCAGGTGGCGGGTCAGGTCAATGATCAACGCTTCGTTCACCGCCTGTCCGGCCAGGCTGCTGCCGGCGGCGCGCGGCAAAAGGGGGACCTGATATTGGGCCGCCAATTCTACGGCGGCCTGCACGTCTGCAACCGTTTTGGGAATGAGCACGCCGTGCGGCATCACCTGATAGATGCTGGCGTCGGTGCTGTACAGAATCCGGCTGTATTCATCGGCGCGCAGGTTGCCGGTGATTCTTTTTTGCAAGTCGTGCAGAAAGTCGGCAATAGCCGGGTTTGTTTTCATTGTTGAGCCTTTGTTGTGAATTTCGGCGAAAGGCCGGATCAGAAAGACCCATTATATACCCGTTAGGCCGGAATGTTTAGCCGGAAAAAGAAAAAGAGACGCGGGCCGGGCGTCTCTTTTTTAAGAGTTTGATTTTAATTTTCTAAAGCTCGGCCTGTTCCATTTCGGCCAGAGCCGCGGCTACTTCGGGTTGATTCAAAGCTTCGGCAAAGGCGGCGGGGTCAAGCCAGGGTAAGCCTTTGGCTTCCCGCACCTGATTCTCAATGGTGAACATCAGTTCCGGGTTGGCCTCCAAAAAGGTTTTGGCGTTTTCCCGGCCCTGGGCCAGCCGCTGCTCGCCATACGAGTAAAACGCGCCGCGCTTGTCTACAATATTTTCCTCAACGGCAATGTCAAGGATGTCGCCCGATTTGGAAATGCCCTGGTTGTACATGATGTCAAATTCGCATACCCGAAAGGGTGGAGCCACTTTATTTTTTTTGATGGTCACTTTGGTGCGATTGCCAATCACGTCGCCGCTGTCTTTGATGGCCTGGATGCGGCGGATGTCAATACGCACCGAGGCGTAAAAACGCAGGGCCATGCCGCCGGTGGTTGTTTCGGGGTTGCCAAACATCACCCCAATTTTTTGACGCAGTTGGTTGGTGAAGATGAGCAGGCAATTGCTCTGTTTGACGGTGCCGGACAATTTACGCAGCGCCTGGCTCATGAGCCGCGCTTGCAGGCCCATGTGAGAGTCGCCCATTTCGCCTTCAATTTCGGCGCGAGGCACCAGGGCGGCCACGCTGTCAACCACCACCACATCAACCGCGCCGGAGCGAACCAGAGCTTCGGTAATTTCCAAAGCCTGCTCGCCGGTATCGGGCTGAGAAACGTACAGGTCTTCAATTTTGACCCCGCATCTTTCGGCGTAGCTGGGATCCAGGGCGTGCTCAACGTCCACAAAGGCGGCCACCCCATCCTGTTTTTGGGCCTCGGCAATAATGTTCTGGCACAACGTCGTTTTGCCAGAACTTTCCGATCCATAAATTTCCACCACCCGTCCCCGGGGCAGGCCGCCGATCCCCAGGGCTATGTCCAGAGACAGGCAGCCGGTGGGAATGGTTTCAATGTTAAGCTCATTGCGCTCTCCCAGGCGCA
It includes:
- a CDS encoding recombinase family protein, with amino-acid sequence MTTQQETKTQDFAFVVQERAIIYARVSTDEQAENGTSIDNQVEKCLAYAQANGLYVPQECIFKEDFTGKVLERPELNRVREILRNGQANHVIVYKTNRLVRGEWASVDLMILQREWQGLDVTFHNVEVGRPVVLKKDNATEKVIQFLEGWRAGEDRIETVKKLHEGRLKRARDGYVVPNGKTAPYGYRKINIDKRWYFEIVEEEAAIIRLIFTWFVLGDENGEILSLMKITARLNEMEVRKRKSLKWTHSMIRNIIVNETYAGVWRYGKRNRNNRTHTADAIPVPVPAIVERDIWEAAQKRLEENKTYAKRNRKPGRYLLSGRITCGECNCSMIGQAKHSRPGSTYLYYRCTTVMNKDRARAKECSSLSFRVDLVDTLVWNRLEEISRDKDKLIEGLRGYQARQENKVEPIKQELGHVEQLIVEKTAEWEDDLQNMRFLSSDMARAKKGADIAKTEKVLDGLKQRKAELVAQLEDKSLSDEQIMSLTAYAGQVADDMATLREAEAEGQNNPELKQAVHEGKRRLLALLNLQVTLFTENGQRKAKIIAKYCPEGEIWPVVSLDTCSTAPTSGLTSRKRWYRA
- a CDS encoding squalene/phytoene synthase family protein; the protein is MDHYEMLRKVSRTFALSIEQLPQVLRDSITASYLLLRVSDCLEDHDTMPPERKAELLRLWAQVLSNHTTVESLTKNISDLDSSDPEVYVAQHAGQVIKQLHTLPPEIQQAIVKHVNRTSMGMAWWQEHGPYVENEQALDDYMHQVAGRVGYLLTDIFAWYSPIIRERKEQLMPLSRQYGLALQTVNIIRGMRKDYERGWVFVPRTFYERVGLTRDTLFAPDNLDKAMQVVDMLADKAERHLWHGMTYITAFPRYQHRIRLACMWPLFFAVRTLAISRNNANVLIAEAKMGRQQVSKIMRDTSVFGWSNHWLVRYYRYLARQPAKSLLQGNI
- a CDS encoding FAD-binding protein — its product is MKTNPAIADFLHDLQKRITGNLRADEYSRILYSTDASIYQVMPHGVLIPKTVADVQAAVELAAQYQVPLLPRAAGSSLAGQAVNEALIIDLTRHLDAVLEVNPEERWAWVQPGVVLDQLNLHLKPIGLKFGPDPASGNRAALGGITGNNATGSHSLIYGMAADHILETNVILSDGSRATFGPLRTAALAQRQRQNGLEGHIYRQVSQIVQTQAGAIRAGTPRHWRRCGGYNLDRFVEGVSHNYPQDHRFNLAKLMCGSEGTLAVITAIKLNLVPRPTQTALALIHFDNLWEALTAVPVILAVEPAAVELVDNLGLTMCRRVPAYSRLLATFVEGAPHCLLITEFYGESETELRAKIQTLREHLKKEKVGFTALVPALNPKLQNNVWSVRKAALGLLMSIKGDHKPLPFIEDAAVPVEHLADYISGIENFCRDLGTKVVYHAHASAGCLHVRPLINAKVASEVNKLPVISRFAIELLGQYGGAFSSEHGDGRARSWLNETFFGPPLYGLFKEVKQAFDPHNIFNPGNIVDGPAMTKNLRFGANYQTIPVQEFLDFSDDMGFHRAVEMCNGAGVCLKRTEGTMCPSFMVTRDEEHSTRGRANALRAALSGLLPPEALTGERMYEVMDLCIECKACRAECPSAVDMAKIKFEFLSQYYAKHGIPLRARLFADIARWSRLSCGPQAPLINGFMRNGLVKWGLEKFIGISGRRQMPEFARQPFHRWFKKRKSGGRDQKAGNTKRVVLFNDTFNNYNYPHVAIAAAEVLEAAGFEISLPGHQCCGRPMISKGLVHKARHAAQNTVDRLAPFAEQDIPIVGLEPSCLLSMRDEYLYLLPDDPRVKLVAKHCYTFEEFIAKLADEGQLALEFKQTVRHILLHGHCQQKSLVGTGPSKRALTLPPGYTVTEVDSGCCGLAGSFGYEAEHYAISMAMGERRLFPAIREQAETVIIAAAGASCRQQMKHGTGKHVMHPAEILRDAIK
- the recA gene encoding recombinase RecA, translating into MANKENNGREKALEIALGDLRKRFGEGAIMRLGERNELNIETIPTGCLSLDIALGIGGLPRGRVVEIYGSESSGKTTLCQNIIAEAQKQDGVAAFVDVEHALDPSYAERCGVKIEDLYVSQPDTGEQALEITEALVRSGAVDVVVVDSVAALVPRAEIEGEMGDSHMGLQARLMSQALRKLSGTVKQSNCLLIFTNQLRQKIGVMFGNPETTTGGMALRFYASVRIDIRRIQAIKDSGDVIGNRTKVTIKKNKVAPPFRVCEFDIMYNQGISKSGDILDIAVEENIVDKRGAFYSYGEQRLAQGRENAKTFLEANPELMFTIENQVREAKGLPWLDPAAFAEALNQPEVAAALAEMEQAEL